One part of the Candidatus Kouleothrix ribensis genome encodes these proteins:
- a CDS encoding ABC transporter substrate-binding protein, whose product MDHIRRDWRRAPACLLLLVLLLPIIAACGGTPATQTPTTAPAAPTAAPAEPTAAPAAPTAAPAEPTAAPAEPTAAPAAPAAKPNASAGNPEPGTPGGTMTGAWVGPCCVGVDNANPLKAGGDYHWLNKIYSHLVTYDLAYAQVIGDLAEKWTVSDDNLTWTFNLRSAKWHDGSAFTSADVAFSIELCLDAKTGGCDKAGQLTAIKGAKDYVDGKATSVSGIDASDPQVVKITTDKPNAPLLDTLAETWMLQKASLGAVPRDQVGKSDYWTTKAIGTGPFKLAKYEAGQYMELDGFKDYFRGAPLLDKLIRREFKDPATALLAFDKGEIDFTYLTADEVERAAQNTNATVIPGPSQVDNAITMNPAKNPAFGNPKFRQAIMHAINRQSIIENLYKGAATPVSCLYGNPKYIPADINPYEYDPAKAKALLAEAGIDPAALGEIVMDTYYNDQLSLDVMTAFQQDLAEIGLTIKIQQMDGPSWTKRYYDDGASQMSFIGGANGPDPNRAYQYYYSIDQKGNNYKYKNPELDKLLDQGAAEMDAAKRPALYQQACKIMSNDLPWTFMWQTVRYGYVANKIGNFLFTPAPGGGSYYDQAEKWFIRK is encoded by the coding sequence ATGGATCACATCCGCAGGGATTGGCGGCGAGCGCCCGCTTGCCTGTTACTGCTCGTCCTGCTGCTGCCGATCATTGCCGCTTGCGGCGGCACGCCAGCAACACAGACTCCTACGACTGCGCCGGCCGCGCCGACGGCCGCACCGGCTGAGCCGACAGCCGCACCGGCCGCGCCGACGGCCGCACCGGCTGAGCCGACGGCCGCACCGGCTGAGCCAACCGCCGCGCCAGCCGCGCCGGCCGCCAAGCCAAACGCATCGGCCGGTAACCCCGAGCCTGGCACACCGGGTGGCACCATGACCGGCGCCTGGGTTGGCCCGTGCTGCGTCGGCGTCGATAATGCCAACCCGCTCAAGGCCGGTGGCGACTACCACTGGTTGAACAAGATCTACAGCCACCTGGTGACCTATGATCTTGCGTATGCCCAGGTGATCGGCGACCTGGCCGAGAAATGGACCGTGTCGGACGACAACCTGACCTGGACATTCAACCTGCGCTCGGCCAAGTGGCACGACGGCAGCGCCTTCACCTCAGCCGACGTAGCCTTCTCGATCGAGCTATGCCTCGATGCGAAGACCGGCGGCTGCGACAAGGCCGGCCAGCTGACCGCGATCAAAGGCGCCAAAGACTATGTCGATGGCAAAGCCACCAGCGTCAGCGGCATCGACGCCTCCGACCCGCAGGTCGTGAAGATCACCACCGACAAACCCAACGCGCCGCTGCTCGACACACTAGCCGAGACCTGGATGCTCCAGAAGGCCTCGCTCGGCGCAGTGCCGCGCGACCAGGTTGGCAAGAGCGATTACTGGACTACCAAAGCGATCGGCACCGGGCCGTTCAAGCTGGCCAAATACGAGGCCGGCCAGTACATGGAGCTGGATGGCTTCAAAGACTACTTCCGCGGCGCGCCGCTGCTCGACAAACTGATCCGCCGCGAGTTCAAAGACCCGGCCACCGCGCTGCTGGCCTTCGACAAGGGCGAGATCGATTTCACCTACCTGACGGCCGACGAAGTCGAGCGTGCCGCGCAGAACACCAACGCCACCGTCATCCCCGGCCCCTCGCAAGTCGATAACGCGATCACCATGAACCCGGCTAAGAACCCGGCATTCGGCAACCCGAAGTTCCGCCAGGCGATCATGCACGCGATCAACCGCCAGTCGATCATCGAGAACCTGTACAAGGGCGCCGCCACGCCGGTGAGCTGCCTGTATGGCAACCCCAAGTACATCCCGGCCGACATCAACCCATATGAGTACGACCCTGCCAAAGCCAAGGCGCTCCTGGCCGAGGCCGGCATCGACCCGGCCGCGCTGGGTGAGATCGTGATGGACACCTACTACAACGACCAGCTCTCGCTCGACGTGATGACCGCATTCCAGCAAGACCTGGCCGAGATCGGGCTGACGATCAAGATCCAGCAGATGGACGGGCCATCGTGGACCAAGCGCTACTACGACGATGGCGCGTCGCAGATGTCGTTCATCGGTGGCGCGAATGGCCCCGACCCGAACCGGGCCTACCAGTACTACTACTCGATCGACCAGAAGGGCAATAACTACAAGTACAAGAACCCCGAGCTGGATAAACTGCTCGACCAGGGTGCGGCCGAGATGGATGCCGCCAAACGCCCTGCGCTCTACCAGCAGGCCTGT
- a CDS encoding IclR family transcriptional regulator, which yields MASNYIVQPVYKALQVLRCLGDERRELALSEICYRVDLPKTTVFRYLQTLCACGFVSHDPNTDLYRIGLRVWELGQLVHEPLRIREVALPAMRDLRDRFNETVNLGVLDGIEVVYLEITESRRSLRMQAQLGGRDPIYSTALGKAVLAFKPEDQWPAHLPAVLAPRTEHTLTSLGRLRQDLAQVRERGFAFDDEENEEGARCIAAPIVNHAGQAMAAVSLASPAGRMPDRLLPKAAAAVKATAAAISERLGLH from the coding sequence ATGGCCAGCAACTATATTGTGCAGCCAGTGTACAAGGCGCTACAGGTACTGCGCTGCCTGGGCGACGAGCGCCGCGAGCTGGCGTTGAGCGAGATCTGCTACCGCGTCGATCTGCCGAAGACTACCGTCTTTCGCTATCTGCAGACGCTGTGTGCCTGCGGATTCGTCTCGCACGATCCGAACACCGATCTGTACCGGATCGGCCTGCGCGTGTGGGAGCTGGGGCAGCTGGTTCACGAGCCGCTGCGCATTCGCGAGGTGGCGCTGCCGGCTATGCGCGACCTGCGCGACCGCTTCAACGAGACAGTCAACCTGGGGGTGCTCGACGGCATCGAGGTGGTGTATTTAGAGATCACCGAGAGCCGGCGCTCGCTGCGTATGCAGGCGCAGCTAGGCGGGCGCGACCCGATCTATTCGACTGCGCTCGGCAAGGCGGTGCTGGCCTTCAAACCCGAGGATCAGTGGCCTGCACACCTGCCGGCAGTGCTGGCACCCCGCACCGAGCATACGCTCACGTCGCTGGGTCGCCTGCGCCAGGATCTCGCGCAGGTGCGCGAGCGCGGGTTCGCCTTCGACGACGAAGAGAATGAGGAAGGCGCACGCTGCATCGCCGCGCCGATCGTGAACCACGCCGGCCAGGCCATGGCGGCCGTCAGCCTGGCCTCGCCGGCCGGCCGCATGCCCGACCGGCTGCTGCCCAAGGCGGCCGCTGCGGTGAAAGCCACCGCCGCCGCGATCTCGGAGCGGCTCGGGCTGCATTAG
- a CDS encoding succinylglutamate desuccinylase/aspartoacylase family protein, translated as MERFDLGRLHPGSRGTFGLPVMHMPDGNELWLPVLAAAGQADGPTLAVLAGVHGDEYEGVRAIPQALRAIDLAELRGRVIAVPVCNLPAYRTATRSSPIDGLNLARVFPGDPHGTVTQRIAHVLTERVIAPASLLIDLHSAGVAYSMPTLVGYPHADTPLAAAAREAALAFGCEVLWAHPPDPSATGRSISAAEALGIPWIYTEAAGGGRALPADVACYAGGVLNVMRHLGMLPGQPERRPLRCHLLGAGNTDAPIRVDHSGYFVSDVALLDRVTEGQAIGQVLDFAGEPLERIRANRNGLVAMIRGLPAIHAGEGAFLLTGEMPGAPGQL; from the coding sequence ATGGAACGCTTCGATCTCGGCCGGCTGCATCCTGGTAGCCGGGGCACGTTCGGGCTACCGGTGATGCACATGCCCGATGGTAACGAGCTGTGGCTGCCGGTGCTGGCCGCCGCTGGCCAGGCCGACGGGCCGACGCTGGCGGTGCTGGCGGGTGTGCATGGCGACGAGTACGAAGGTGTGCGCGCGATTCCGCAGGCCCTCCGCGCGATCGACCTGGCCGAGCTGCGCGGTCGCGTGATCGCCGTGCCGGTGTGCAATCTGCCGGCCTACCGCACCGCCACACGCAGCAGCCCGATCGACGGCCTGAACCTGGCACGCGTCTTCCCAGGCGACCCCCACGGCACCGTGACGCAGCGGATCGCGCATGTGCTGACCGAGCGGGTGATCGCGCCGGCAAGCCTGCTGATCGACCTGCACAGCGCCGGCGTGGCCTACAGTATGCCCACGCTGGTGGGCTACCCGCACGCCGACACGCCGCTCGCCGCTGCGGCGCGCGAGGCGGCGCTGGCGTTCGGCTGCGAGGTGTTATGGGCGCACCCGCCCGACCCCAGCGCCACCGGGCGGTCAATCTCGGCAGCCGAGGCGCTGGGCATCCCCTGGATCTACACCGAGGCGGCCGGCGGTGGGCGCGCGCTGCCCGCCGACGTGGCGTGCTACGCCGGCGGTGTGCTGAATGTGATGCGCCACCTGGGCATGCTGCCGGGCCAGCCCGAGCGCCGGCCGCTGCGCTGCCACCTGCTGGGCGCGGGCAACACCGACGCGCCCATCCGCGTCGATCACTCGGGCTATTTCGTCAGCGACGTCGCGCTGCTTGATCGAGTGACGGAAGGCCAGGCGATCGGCCAGGTGCTCGACTTCGCCGGCGAGCCGCTCGAGCGTATTCGCGCGAACCGCAACGGCCTGGTGGCGATGATCCGCGGCCTGCCGGCCATCCACGCCGGCGAGGGCGCGTTCCTGCTCACCGGCGAGATGCCTGGTGCTCCAGGCCAGCTGTAG
- a CDS encoding tetratricopeptide repeat protein, with product MEQDDPQPALGWHAPGEAPAVLWDTDAPLPAALSEAIQRRLPAAPQPADDAADAPPAGPAAQAPAVAECALEYTECCRALGDHAGLKAIEPHLAALVRNCEDLAGTDAPAELLPLIHRLRGSWVAVLYELGRYAQGWAQAAELPPTSAARLPAGASRELWIIQALLALETGRYAQAESALATVEGLGAPGDPPARLDWQLALGRADLARTRGHDQAAIEAYQALDLPGAPTWVQLCGLLGQARAWIACGHADRAAPLVDAARALATGTWDTGQVDLAAAELALLAGQPDLAAEHAGSARQAFAGELGDDCAAAAVAMLLAGQAAYARGAYADAAGLIGAATPALRAAYGPAHPHLVQAAMTQGFLDGIRGDTDSLIRHLSAATQAAGPLAESSPVAAIGADLLECALELARGRAGRARAAAVDALELARSALDAAHPLTATCYDTVAECERAQGRWSVARVYSDLALALRQSLFGAEHPLTATSWEQLGHIAADSRDYPAARDAFELAVRIRQVALGGTHPLSATAQFALAQTYVALGDLTRAQAEAVAALSGLERTHGTLHPHSRAARALLGQFSSPLRRRWWIVRARLRRVHVPL from the coding sequence ATGGAACAAGATGATCCCCAGCCGGCCTTGGGCTGGCACGCGCCCGGCGAGGCACCGGCTGTGTTGTGGGACACCGACGCCCCGCTGCCCGCCGCGCTAAGCGAGGCCATCCAGCGCCGGCTGCCCGCCGCGCCACAGCCTGCCGACGACGCAGCAGACGCCCCGCCGGCCGGGCCGGCCGCGCAGGCGCCGGCAGTGGCCGAGTGCGCGCTCGAATACACCGAGTGCTGCCGGGCGCTTGGCGACCACGCAGGGCTAAAGGCGATCGAGCCGCACCTGGCCGCGCTGGTGCGCAATTGCGAGGATCTGGCCGGCACAGACGCACCGGCCGAGCTACTGCCGCTGATCCACCGCCTGCGCGGCAGCTGGGTGGCCGTGTTGTACGAGCTTGGCCGCTACGCTCAGGGATGGGCCCAGGCCGCCGAGCTGCCGCCTACCTCGGCCGCGCGCCTTCCCGCCGGCGCCAGCCGTGAGCTGTGGATCATCCAGGCACTGCTGGCGCTCGAGACTGGCCGCTACGCCCAGGCCGAGTCGGCGCTGGCCACCGTCGAGGGGTTGGGCGCGCCCGGCGACCCGCCCGCGCGCCTCGATTGGCAGCTCGCGCTGGGGCGGGCCGATCTCGCGCGTACACGCGGGCACGATCAGGCTGCGATCGAAGCCTACCAGGCACTTGATCTGCCCGGTGCGCCCACGTGGGTGCAGCTGTGTGGATTGCTGGGCCAGGCCCGCGCCTGGATCGCATGCGGCCACGCCGATCGGGCTGCGCCGCTGGTCGATGCGGCTCGCGCACTGGCCACCGGCACGTGGGACACCGGCCAGGTTGATCTGGCGGCAGCCGAGCTGGCCCTGCTGGCCGGACAGCCCGACCTGGCAGCCGAGCATGCGGGCAGCGCGCGGCAAGCCTTTGCTGGCGAGCTGGGCGATGATTGTGCGGCAGCGGCGGTGGCCATGCTACTGGCCGGCCAGGCCGCCTACGCGCGCGGCGCCTATGCCGACGCCGCCGGCCTGATCGGCGCGGCTACTCCGGCCCTGCGGGCCGCGTATGGCCCGGCACATCCACACCTGGTGCAGGCGGCCATGACCCAGGGCTTCCTCGACGGTATTCGCGGCGATACCGATAGCCTGATCCGCCACCTCTCGGCTGCTACGCAGGCGGCCGGCCCGCTGGCCGAATCGTCGCCGGTCGCCGCAATTGGCGCCGACCTGCTCGAGTGCGCGCTCGAGCTGGCGCGTGGGCGGGCCGGCCGCGCGCGTGCCGCCGCAGTCGATGCGCTCGAGCTGGCGCGCTCGGCGCTCGACGCCGCGCACCCGCTCACCGCCACCTGCTACGACACAGTCGCCGAGTGCGAGCGCGCGCAGGGCCGCTGGAGCGTTGCACGCGTGTATAGCGACCTCGCGCTGGCATTGCGCCAGTCGCTGTTCGGCGCCGAGCACCCGCTCACCGCCACCAGCTGGGAGCAGCTCGGGCATATCGCGGCCGACTCGCGCGATTACCCGGCCGCACGCGATGCGTTCGAGCTGGCAGTGCGCATCCGCCAGGTTGCGCTCGGCGGCACGCATCCACTTTCGGCCACCGCCCAGTTCGCGCTGGCGCAGACCTATGTGGCGCTGGGCGATCTGACGCGCGCCCAGGCCGAGGCAGTTGCCGCACTGAGCGGGCTCGAGCGCACGCACGGTACATTGCACCCGCATTCCAGGGCTGCGCGCGCACTGCTCGGCCAATTCAGCTCGCCGCTGCGCCGGCGCTGGTGGATCGTGCGCGCACGATTGCGCCGTGTCCATGTGCCGCTGTAG